DNA sequence from the Rhizoctonia solani chromosome 14, complete sequence genome:
TTCTGGAAGAGAGCTAGCCAAGTCAACTAATCTCAAACTTTGGCCCGTTACGCTCTGCGAGATTCAATTCGGTAAGAATATGATATGGACCTGGGGAAAGGTGCACACTCTTGAGGGGCACGAGTCTCGCCTCGATGGTTGGGGCTTCGCCATGCTCAGTCAACTGTCGGAGTGCTGCTATGTGACGACTGGAAAGGGTTGACTGCTGAACCAGTGCGATTCGAGGCCATTACTGGGCGTAATGGCGAAGAGGGAAGGTTGATGATCCACTTTTGGCGAGACAACCAGTTACTTGCTCAGTATACTGGACGCGAGGTAAACCTTCCCCGTGTTCATTTCGAGGGCCCTTGcacttggaaattgggaaggTATAGATTCCTATTACTATCTTGAAAGAAGCTCCTCACTAACATTTAGCTCTAGTGAAGCAAGTAAACCAGAATAGGTTGTGAACACGAGAATTTGAATGCTTTGAAATAAGAATGTTGTTTAAATTGTATATGTCAGTTTTATTTGTGAATGCTCTACAAGCTCAAAAGAGTTGATGCAAAATCAGATACACGTCGGCTGTTGGGGAAAGCCAATAGTACATAAGTTGCATGTAGACATTCATCCCCTCGCCGACAACGAAGTGATTTGTAATATCCAGATTGAGTACTAATATGCAGCCCTATTCATATTAATAGTCATAGTAGCGGCTATCGTTATGAAAATATAGCACATGTGTAGCCATGTTTAATTTAAACATTTACATTGCTCTGTTTCAATGGCCTATTAAGGCCGCTTGGTCTAGTAGTATGATTCCTGTTTTGGGGAGTAAGCTTGCTTACATCATCAAGCATACAGGAGGTCGTGGGTTCAATTCCCACAGCGGCCCGTTCTTTTTACGAGGTCTTACAACCTCTATTTTACTCAGGAAATTCATTCACGCCTGAAGCCAACTgagacagtggatatatgtACAGTGTTCACACAATACCAATTACTTATAGAAAAGAGTTCAGTCATCCGTTGGATTGAAGCATCAAAATGTACATTTTAGTGCCTTTACGTGTTAGCTCGCAGTATCTTTGGGAGTTTCACACGAACAAAGAGTTTGCTCTACCGCTATCATGTTGTTTACCAGCTGTGTAACGCGTCCAGATTACTATAATCGAACTCTGATTCTCGTCATGATATTAGTTCGATCCCCTAGTTGAGTGTGAGTTCTTGGTGGTAAATATCCACCAAACAACGCCAACTATATAATCTTAGAGGGAACATGGAGAACGCTATGGAATTGGCTACGACACTAGTAAAGCTCGATAGAGTCATAAACAATGTTAGGAGAAAGGAACTTTTCTCCGCTGCTTCCGCTTGCAACCGTAATGGTAATCGTATTCGAGCCTGCCACAAGCGTCCCGGCAGGGATCGCGTATTCTATGGGAGCTCTTGTTAAACGCCCTTCCATACAAGCTTGGTCGAACTCACCATAAAGTTGATTGAGCCCTCTCCAGGTTCCCCGCGTGACACCCCTGGAGTCAATCTTGGTGGGAGCAGCAGGTGTCGCGGAGCTCCATGAGTTGACTTTGATTGTTGGTCTACCGCTTGCAAACGAAGAAGTTGTGCGAATGCGTAGTGTGCGGGCTCCAATTTGTGACGATGATGCGGTCCATTTAATCGTAGTAGGGTTATTCATCAGTGAACCTAATGCCAGGGTTAGATgggaagacaaagacaaagaaagACCTACTGAGCCATAGGGAACGACGATGGACTAGACGAGCCAATAGTATATGTCACAGATCCCCATGACCCCATGCGAGAGTCGCTTGGATGCATGGTCTCAATCTCTGTGCCACTTTTGTTAGGGCTAACTTGACGGCTCAGTGACCGGGAACTTACTATCGGCATTCAAGAATCCACTTGGGGTTCCATCGGGCAAACCAATCTGCCAAACTGTGGTCTTGATACTTTCGGTTGAGCTCAAAGTTAAGCTAGAGCTCTTTCCTGCCGAAACGGTAACACTCCCGGTTGCGACCTCTAGCTCTTTCTTGAATAGAGTCGCCGTGTAAGTACCAGGCTTGACACCCGAGATTGAGAACGAAGTGCCGGAGACTTTGGCCCAATACTGGGCGTTCGAGTTTTTCAATCCCACAACTGCTTGGAAGCCGGAAGGAATTCCCGACACGGAGCCAGTGATTGTCCCTCGCCCAGAATCTGCGACGTAGCCTTTCAGGCCGAGATCGGCAAAGAAGGAGAGATCTATGTTTGCGCTGGGAGCAGTGCCAGATGTGAATACGAGGGCATAGGGACCGAAGAATCCAGTGATAAGATTCGGTCTGGGCGTGGTTGGAATTCATGTCTATGTGATGTCAACGCACGAAAGTGTTCCAGTAATTCAAAGACATACACCAATAAACCTCATTTGCACCATCGTCCGATTGGGAGTCTAAAATAACGTCAATTGGAGTCGGGCATGATTCTGAAGATTGAGCCGACTCTGGTTATTAATATCCCTAAAGAATGGTCCGCCACTGGAAGTCTCATATGCATTTCCGGGAATGACCTACCTAGCGTTCAGTAAGGATATCGCTAGTACGATGGATACATACCATGTAGGCTCCCACACCGCTCCCAGAGATGCCATGAACTTGATCATCAATGAACTTAACAGAAGAATAGAATTTCGACCTTGTCTGGCCGCTAACCAGGAACACATCGCTCCCTTCAATGGCAGTCCCACCTATATACAGGTACTTCGGTAAGCAACTCGACTCTGGAAAGTAAATCAAGATCACCTCGTGGGTTAGATGGGGTCGGACTGCTAGTGAAAACAGATGATTGAAGCCTGGAAATGAACCGTAGTTCACCAACCGAAGGCTCAGCGTGGTATAAGTACCAATGTATAGTGCGCTCTGACCGCTGCGAGCGATATAGTATTGAGTCTGCCCAATCTCTTCAGCACAATGCCTCAATATCCGAGGAGCAACTCACAAGAGTGGATGTTTCAATCGTAACGATAGCAGTGGTTCCAGAAATCTTGGAGCTCACTGTTGCTGAACCAAGTCCAGATCCAATTTGTGTGAATTTCTTGGAGTATTGAAGCTCTTTTCCATCATATTTAATGGAAGTGATGTCTCCGTTAGTGGTAGAAACTGATAATACGAGTCAGACACCAGAAATATCAAGTATGTCAGGAACATACCCCGGTAGATGAGCTTATTTCCGGTATCGACATCAAGATAATTTGAGCCTTTGGTTACACCAAAAGCGGCCAGAGCACTAGGCACGAGACCCAGTAAAATGAAGGGACCAAAGATCATAACGAAAGAATAAACGAATGAAGGGAGCGTTATTTAGGGATCTATCATGGGGTAGGCTTTATATATCAATAGTGCACATGGCCAGCTATCCGCTCGGGCCGTCATGAAGCGTGGGCACGCCATAGTCCGGCTGATGAGCTGGCTGAAAGGACTTTGCATGCCTGATACGGTTACGGAAATGAGGCATCTGTAAATAGACCTTCTGAGGCTAGTTACGAAGCGAGGTCATGCATGCTAAATAAGCGTGCGTGACCATCAATAGAAGCATCAGGAACAAGCATGTGAGCATGTATTCGAAAAACTCCGGCGATGATCGTACAAATTAGTACAGTTCAACCGAGTCGTAGACAATATTGGGAGATAAGAAAGTATCGCCACTACTCCCGCTAATGACCGTAATTATGATCGTGTTGGATCCTGTGATGAGTGTACCGGATGGAATAGAGTATTCTGAATCTGGAAGTCAGCATATACAACGTTGCCAGGGCGCCAGATGTACAAACCATATATAAGGTTATATCTGCGTGTGTTTTGATGGTTAGCTGAAATTCCTCAAGATAACTTGTTACCGCCCACCCTCGCCACGTTCCTCGGGTCACTCCGCGGGAATCAATTTTGGTAGGAGCTGCGGGACTGGAAGACGTGGTACGGATTCGTAAAGTCCGGGCGCCGGTTTGAGAAGAAGTCGCGGTCCATTTGATAGTTGTTGGATTGTTGACGTTGATAAACCTTAGCGGAATGTAGGTAAGCACATTTCGGGTAATTGGTGTTTGAATACTCACTGGGCCATAGGGAAGGAAGAAGCCGAGGAACTCCCGATGGTGTGTAACAGGACCCCAAGCGCTCATTCTCGAATCTGATCTGCGTCGCTAATGAGACATAGCGTTGGTAATAGTAAGCTAAAATACTTACGGATGCATAGTCTCGATCTCTTCAAGAGTCTTTGGCGTTAGTAAACGAATTTCTCCGGGCCCGCAGTTACTTACTATCGGTATTTCTATAACAAGTCAATTAGAAGATGTCAGTTTACATTTTCATGAGGACTTACAAGAATCCTGACGGAGTGCCATCAGGAACGCCGATTTGCCAGATGTTGGTCTTGATACTTTCGGTCGATGCCAGGTTGAGAGTTGTGGTCCCACCAGCGGTTACTGTTACGCTTCCGGTCCCGACCTCAAGTTCCTTCTTGTATAACGTTGCGGTATAAGTCCCTGGCTTGACACCAGTAATTGTGTAAGAAGTCCCAGAGACAATTCCCCAATATTGCGCGCCAATATTATCCAAGCCAACCATAACCGTAAATCCAGATGCCACGCCCGAGATAGTGCCCTTTACGGTACCACGGCCGGAGGCAGCAACGTATCCCGTAAGCCCCAGATTTGAGAAGAATGACGTATCGAGTGATGCAGAAGGTGCTATTCCCGATGTGAAGACCATCGCGTATGGACCAAAGAACCCGGTCCGGAACGGTTGTGTTATCATGTGTCCAGAATTCATATCTAAACGGGATATAGGTCAGATTAAGGTTCAAATTCGAAAATAGAATATTTGTAGACTTGCACCAATACAGCTCTTGTTGGGCCGAGCCTAAATGGAAATGAACATGCGCCTTCTTAGCATAGTAGTAAGTTATACTCACCCTGATTATTGATATCACGGAAGAATGGGCCCCCACTTGACGTTTCGTACGCATTTCCAGGCATTACTAGGAAGGCCTATTGATTCGCCTGATCCACTCTCGTGGGTGGAGCAAGTACCATATAGACACCAATGCCGCTTCCAGTTACACCATGGACTTGATCCTTGTAGAATTGGACCGAGGAATAAAACTTGGATCGCGTCTGCCCACCAGTACTGAATACATCACTCCCTTCGATCGCGGTTCCACCTAACATAATAGCACTCCAGCACTGAGCTCCACGGACTGGATAATGGACGCACCGTTTACCTCGGACTGAGTGTATCCATTTGGGAGAGCAGATTTAGACAAACGAGCGATAAAGCGCAATTCTCCAACATCGGGTCAGCCGTTGTATAGGTTCCTATATAAATAGCACTCTGCCCGCTCACGGCCACATAGTATTGAGTCTGCCAAACTGGTTTGAATGAACGTTATACCATAATCAATTAAAATTACTGACTAGTGTGCTAGTGGCAATAGTAACGATTGCATAATTCCCGGAAATTCTATATGAGACTGTTGCAGATCCAAGTCCAGATCCAATGTGCGTATACTTGGACGAGTCTTGGCACTCGATGTTACCATACTGAGCGAGGTGATGTCACCGTTTGTGGTAGAGACTGCGCGAGTACTTAGCCCCATAGGCTGACCCTTTAATGAATCTACTAACCTCGAAAAACCAGCCCTCACCAGTATCGACACTCAGATATCCGGAGCCAGTGGTCACTCCAAACGCAGCAAGAACACTTGGAACGCAAGCGGCGTACGACAGAGCGATAAGATACATCCAATTCATCTCGATCAGGGTATACTTTAAATATATCCGCATCACAGAGTCGTTTTATATTGGttgactacccgtaaggtAGAAACTGGCATC
Encoded proteins:
- a CDS encoding rhamnogalacturonate lyase → MNWMYLIALSYAACVPSVLAAFGVTTGSGYLSVDTGEGWFFEPMGLSTRAVSTTNGDITSLSMVTSSAKTRPSIRTLDLDLDLQQSHIEFPGIMQSLLLPLAHYLADSILCGQLRFIARLSKSALPNGYTQSEVNGGTAIEGSDVFSTGGQTRSKFYSSVQFYKDQVHGVTGSGIGVYMAFLVMPGNAYETSSGGPFFRDINNQDMNSGHMITQPFRTGFFGPYAMVFTSGIAPSASLDTSFFSNLGLTGYVAASGRGTVKGTISGVASGFTVMVGLDNIGAQYWGIVSGTSYTITGVKPGTYTATLYKKELEVGTGSVTVTAGGTTTLNLASTESIKTNIWQIGVPDGTPSGFLNTDKIETMHPSDSRMSAWGPVTHHREFLGFFLPYGPVSIQTPITRNVLTYIPLRFINVNNPTTIKWTATSSQTGARTLRIRTTSSSPAAPTKIDSRGVTRGTWRGYNLIYEYSIPSGTLITGSNTIIITVISGSSGDTFLSPNIVYDSVELALAAFGVTKGSNYLDVDTGNKLIYRVSTTNGDITSIKYDGKELQYSKKFTQIGSGLGSATVSSKISGTTAIVTIETSTLTQYYIARSGQSALYIGTYTTLSLRSPTPSNPRGGTAIEGSDVFLVSGQTRSKFYSSVKFIDDQVHGISGSGVGAYMVIPGNAYETSSGGPFFRDINNQNSQSDDGANEVYWYMNSNHAQTESYHWILRANIDLSFFADLGLKGYVADSGRGTITGSVSGIPSGFQAVVGLKNSNAQYWAKVSGTSFSISGVKPGTYTATLFKKELEVATGSVTVSAGKSSSLTLSSTESIKTTVWQIGLPDGTPSGFLNADIHRRSLWLSSLMNNPTTIKWTASSSQIGARTLRIRTTSSFASGRPTIKVNSWSSATPAAPTKIDSRGVTRGTWRGLNQLYEYAIPAGTLVAGSNTITITVASGSSGEKFLSPNIVYDSIELY